In the genome of Flavobacteriaceae bacterium YJPT1-3, the window CTTCACTTAGCCCATCAAAAATCCCTACTACTCAGTACCAGCTTACGCGAAATAGAACAACAACTGCCCGAAGATTTTGTCCGGATTCATAAATCCTACCTGATCTCGATGCGCAAAATGAATAGTCTGCAAGGCAATCAGCTGCTGTTGGAGGATACCAAGCTCCCTGTAGGAAGAGCCTATAAACAAAATCTGCTGCGCTATTTGGAAGGCTAACCTAAAATTTAGGCGGCTCTCCCACCAAACGCTTGAGCTCTTCCGCACTTACCGTTGCATTGGCTCCGGCTTTTCCGGCGACCAGGGCTCCCATGGCACAAGCCTGATCCAGCGCTTCTACCGGATTCCCATGACTTAGCAGGCCGTAAATCAAGGTAGCCAAAAAGCTATCCCCTGCTCCCACAGTATCGACTACCTTGGCGGGATAGCCGTAGTGGCGATAGAATTTCCCTTCATGAAACAATAAAGCGCCATCCGCTCCCAAAGTCACGCAGCAGGCATGCAGCTCAAAAGTCTTGGCCAATTTTTTTAATTGATCATCTACTGAGGTTTCCTGGAGGGCACACCATTTCGCGACTTGCTCCAGTTCCTCTTCGTTCCACTTGACAAAATCAGAGCGCCGCATCAAGTCCATCAAATAGTCTGTTTTAAAATGAGGGGGTCTCAAATTAAGATCGAGAATGCGATAGGTAGCCTGCTCCAAGAGGCCGTCCAAAGTCGTTCTGTTTTGGCTTTCGCGAAAGGCAAGCGAACCGTAAAGCAGCGCGTCTGCCGCGGCCACCTCTTTTTGATTTTCAGGGGTTAATCCAATGGCATCCCAGGCGGCCTTGGGTTCAATGAGGTAGGACGCTGCCCCTTTAGCATCCAAACTTACGCTCACCTGCCCTGTGGGTAAACGTTGATGTTGCTGAATAAGGCCTATGGGCAGTCCGTACTGCTCAATTGCTGACAGGGCCTTTTTGCCCAGCTCATCGTCACCCAGGCAGGAGATGATGGCGGAATTGGCTCCTCGTTCTTGCAAGCGGAGGGCCACATTTAAGGGCGCCCCGCCCAGACGCTTATCGTCAGGAAAAACGTCCCAGAGGATCTCTCCAAAGGTGATGATGTGTGGTCGCTTACTCATCCTGGGTCACTAACTGACGGTCTAATTCTTCCAGTGATTTTCCTTTGGTCTCCGGCATAATGAACAGAACCCAAAGCAATTGGAGCACCATCATCCCGGCAAAGAAATAGAAGATCGGGTAGGGGTTATCCTTAAAAATTCCATCTTCTCCGTCTAAGAATAGGGGCGTAAGCAAGGTGATCAGGGCCGCAAAGACCCAATGGGTTCCGGTACCCAACGATTGCCCGGCAGCCCGTACTTTAGTTGGAAAAATCTCTGAAATAAATACCCAGATCACGGCGCCCTGACCTACAGCATGGGCGGCAATAAAGACCAGTATAAAGGTCAATAGCATGGCCGATCCCGCATCGCTGTAAAAACTCCAGCCCACCATGACCAGGCTTAGAATATAACCTAAAGACCCGATGATCATCAACGTTCGCCTACCTAGGCGATCGATGAGTTGCACGCCCACAATGGTAAAGATCAGATTGACCAGACCGATGGAGATCGAACTGAAAAGCGAGTCCTTAGTCGCAAGTCCGGCGCGCTCTAAAATTTCCGGGGCGTAGTACAGTATAAAGTTGATGCCCGAAAGTTGGTTGAATAAAGCGATAAAAAAGGCTAAAAAGGCTACCCGTTTGTACTTCGCGTCAAAAACGCTGTGTTTTTTGATGGATTGGGCCAATTCGTTTTTGATCTCCATCAACTTGGCAGGAGCCTCTGTTTCTCCCACAATTTTATTGAGTACGAGAATAGCCCCGGCCTCGTCATTCTTGCGCATGACCAGCCATCGTGGACTGTTAGGTACGCGCATGACCATAAGCGTATAAATAAGGGCAGGGAGCGCTTCTATGCCCAGCATCAGGCGCCAATCGAGATCGCCGCCCACTCCTTCCAACAGCCAGTTGGAGATAAAGGCGATAAAAATCCCAAAAACAATATTGAATTGATAGAGCGCGCCCAATTTCCCGCGGTTTTCAGGCGCAGCGATCTCTGAAATGTAAATAGGAGCCGCTACGGAAGAGGCTCCTACCCCCACGCCACCAATAAAGCGGAACATGGAGAACAAATAGGGATCGGGAGCGACGGCAGAGCCTAAAGCTGAGAGAAAATAAAGCACACCAATCCAGAACAACGTCTTTTTACGCCCCAAACGGTCGCAGGGAATATTGCCAAACAAGGCGCCTAGCACCGTCCCCCAAAGGGCCATACTCATGATAAAAGTACCGTGAAAGAGGGGCGAAAGTTCCCACAAATCTTTGATGGGCTGATTGGCCCCACTGATGACGACGGTGTCAAAGCCAAATAAAAATCCGGCCAGGGCTACGGTGATGGACCATTTTTGGATGTCTTTCATTGATTTTGATTGTTGGTCCAAATGGATTTAACGGTCGCATATTTAAAATTGGTCAAGACCTGATCGGGAGATTCAAAGAGCAATTCGGTATAGGGCTGGGTGGGGAACAACTGCTCCGTCATCACCAGTTCGCCTTCGTTGACGAACAATTCCAAAGAGGAGCGGTCCAAATACAGGGTTAAAGTCGTGGGCTGATCGGTGGCCGCTATAAAAGGACCTTCGTGCACCTGATCGGCAAAGCGGGGCTCAAAATCGGTCAGGCCGCTGTGGGTGCGGTCTAAAAGAAATTGTTGAGCTTCTGCATCGTAGGCGATACACACGCTTTCTCCCAGAACATTACTGAAGACCACTTTAAAATCGGTCAAAGTACCGGGAATGGTAAAACTCAATTTTTTATCGTTCCAGCTGGCCTCCGTGATCCGATCGCCCGATCGCACCGTGGCTCGTTTTTCAGCCAGCTCGGTATAGTTGTTCAGGGCATCCACCGGAATGCTTTTTAAATAATAATCGGCAGCCTTATGGAGGCTTAGCTTTCGCGAAAGCGTCATCGCAGAGCGCCATACCTGAGTGGGCGTCTTTTGCGCGTAGTTCCAGTTGCTCATCCAGCCTATAAAGA includes:
- a CDS encoding carbohydrate kinase, whose protein sequence is MSKRPHIITFGEILWDVFPDDKRLGGAPLNVALRLQERGANSAIISCLGDDELGKKALSAIEQYGLPIGLIQQHQRLPTGQVSVSLDAKGAASYLIEPKAAWDAIGLTPENQKEVAAADALLYGSLAFRESQNRTTLDGLLEQATYRILDLNLRPPHFKTDYLMDLMRRSDFVKWNEEELEQVAKWCALQETSVDDQLKKLAKTFELHACCVTLGADGALLFHEGKFYRHYGYPAKVVDTVGAGDSFLATLIYGLLSHGNPVEALDQACAMGALVAGKAGANATVSAEELKRLVGEPPKF
- a CDS encoding sugar porter family MFS transporter; the encoded protein is MKDIQKWSITVALAGFLFGFDTVVISGANQPIKDLWELSPLFHGTFIMSMALWGTVLGALFGNIPCDRLGRKKTLFWIGVLYFLSALGSAVAPDPYLFSMFRFIGGVGVGASSVAAPIYISEIAAPENRGKLGALYQFNIVFGIFIAFISNWLLEGVGGDLDWRLMLGIEALPALIYTLMVMRVPNSPRWLVMRKNDEAGAILVLNKIVGETEAPAKLMEIKNELAQSIKKHSVFDAKYKRVAFLAFFIALFNQLSGINFILYYAPEILERAGLATKDSLFSSISIGLVNLIFTIVGVQLIDRLGRRTLMIIGSLGYILSLVMVGWSFYSDAGSAMLLTFILVFIAAHAVGQGAVIWVFISEIFPTKVRAAGQSLGTGTHWVFAALITLLTPLFLDGEDGIFKDNPYPIFYFFAGMMVLQLLWVLFIMPETKGKSLEELDRQLVTQDE